The Rhinoraja longicauda isolate Sanriku21f chromosome 17, sRhiLon1.1, whole genome shotgun sequence genome includes a region encoding these proteins:
- the prickle2b gene encoding prickle-like protein 2b isoform X1 produces MFNRSSRKRNSGKWLSAVDNAEKGQPCNVCGDQCPGLALHNWRKICLHCKCPREDHTVTVMPLEMEKTVNKLMYDFQRNSTSDDDSGCALEEYAWVPPGLKPDQVHQYYNCLPEDKIPYVNSPGEKYRIKQLLHQLPPHDNEVRYCNSLDEEEKKELRLFSSQRKRESLGRGTVRPFPITMTGAICEQCGGQISGGDIAVFASRAGHGICWHPRCFICSTCNELLVDLIYFYQNGKIYCGRHHAEHLKPRCAACDEIIFADECTEAESRHWHMKHFCCFECETALGGQRYIMKESRPYCCNCFESLYAEYCDTCGEHIGIDQGQMTYDGQHWHATELCFCCARCKKSLLGRPFLPKQGQIFCSRTCSIGDDPNGSDSSDSAFQSARSKESRRSARIGRNSGKAEDKGMRQTVSQPSMSRYSTDIDPLSQQMDMLSLSAGQAASLNKEALWKSRDGYQFEGKAAERAAFAERPSQSLGQYGARTEFNPPPCMAAQSDPWAKEFNAKRGPAAALKDRSDSFVPEKKDEYYPVAVRAQESFSSTSTHSIPESRSNPNVPGYADMERELISHQCRTRHPISALSFTDQLKLLERTPRESIESLEISKATGASTEGGARQQEHLSRFSMPDLSKDSGMNGSEKLSNMGTLNSSARFRSTESIRSLNSAQQYHDTQPPMDRLRHPLQYRQLSAQARLPPGFDCPDGAVGSRAGPGINARIAPMSDRTQRRLHGQEHASRRHRHRSRRSRRSRSDNALHLASDRCCQARDRPQAFPGEDYGQLVTRRGGREAFGSGHLRDPCGGRYPRTASDLTLQNQAGDKLLRPYFNDHSDWCSTCSSSSESEEDGYFLGQPIPRPVQLRPITSEELMYGYNSPLPLSSSLGGRYQSHYRKRQKSKNCVIS; encoded by the exons GAAGATCTGCCTGCATTGCAAGTGCCCACGCGAGGATCACACGGTCACAGTGATGCCGCTGGAAATGGAGAAGACCGTCAACAAACTCATGTACGATTTTCAGAGGAACTCCACGTCCGACGATGACTCTGGCTGCGCGCTGGAGGAATACGCCTGGGTTCCTCCTGGACTGAAGCCCGATCAG GTACACCAATACTACAACTGCCTCCCTGAAGATAAGATCCCGTACGTTAACAGCCCTGGCGAGAAGTATAGAATTAAACAGCTGTTACATCAACTTCCACCGCACGACAATGAG GTGCGGTACTGCAACTCACTTGATGAAGAAGAGAAGAAGGAATTGCGGCTTTTCAGTAGCCAAAGGAAAAGGGAAAGTTTGGGAAGGGGAACGGTGCGGCCTTTCCCCATAACGATGACCGGTGCAATCTGTGAACAG TGTGGAGGCCAGATCAGCGGAGGGGACATCGCGGTCTTTGCTTCACGGGCTGGCCATGGGATCTGCTGGCACCCGCGATGCTTCATCTGCTCCACGTGCAATGAACTGCTGGTGGACCTGATTTACTTCTATCAGAACGGGAAGATCTATTGCGGGCGGCACCACGCCGAGCATTTGAAACCGAGGTGTGCAGCGTGCGATGAG ATAATCTTTGCCGATGAGTGCACAGAGGCTGAGAGTAGACACTGGCACATGAAACACTTCTGCTGCTTCGAGTGTGAGACGGCCCTGGGGGGCCAAAGATACATCATGAAAGAAAGCCGCCCCTACTGTTGCAACTGCTTTGAGTCTCTGTATGCAGAGTACTGTGACACATGTGGTGAACATATAG GTATTGACCAGGGCCAGATGACGTATGACGGGCAGCACTGGCACgccaccgagctgtgcttctgctgtGCCCGCTGCAAGAAGTCTCTGCTCGGACGGCCCTTCCTGCCGAAGCAGGGGCAGATATTTTGCTCGAGGACCTGCAGCATCGGGGACGATCCCAATGGCTCGGACTCCTCGGACTCGGCCTTCCAGAGCGCCCGCTCCAAGGAGTCCCGGCGGAGCGCCCGGATCGGGAGGAACAGCGGCAAGGCGGAGGACAAGGGCATGAGGCAGACCGTCTCGCAGCCGTCCATGAGCAGGTACTCCACCGACATCGACCCCCTCTCCCAGCAGATGGACATGCTGAGCCTGTCCGCCGGCCAAGCCGCCAGCCTGAACAAGGAGGCCCTGTGGAAGAGCAGGGACGGCTACCAGTTCGAAGGCAAGGCGGCGGAGAGGGCCGCCTTCGCCGAGCGGCCTTCTCAGTCGCTCGGCCAGTACGGCGCGCGGACCGAGTTCAACCCGCCGCCCTGCATGGCCGCCCAGTCCGACCCGTGGGCCAAGGAGTTCAACGCAAAGAGAGGGCCGGCCGCCGCCTTGAAGGACCGCAGCGACAGCTTCGTGCCGGAGAAGAAGGACGAGTATTATCCCGTGGCCGTCAGAGCCCAGGAAAGTTTCAGCAGCACCTCGACCCACAGCATTCCCGAGTCCCGATCCAACCCCAACGTGCCGGGCTACGCGGACATGGAGAGGGAGCTGATTTCCCACCAGTGTCGAACCAGGCACCCGATCAGCGCGCTGAGCTTCACCGATCAGCTCAAACTTCTGGAGCGCACGCCGCGGGAATCGATCGAATCCCTCGAAATTTCAAAAGCCACAG GGGCTTCTACGGAAGGTGGTGCCAGGCAGCAAGAGCATTTGTCCAGGTTTTCAATGCCGGATTTGAGCAAGGACTCGGGAATGAATGGATCGGAGAAGCTGAGTAACATGGGCACCCTCAACTCGTCCGCCAGGTTCCGGAGCACAGAGTCCATTCGGAGCCTGAACTCTGCCCAGCAGTACCATGACACGCAGCCGCCCATGGACAGACTCCGACACCCACTGCAGTACCGCCAGCTGTCCGCGCAAGCACGGCTGCCGCCAGGGTTCGACTGCCCGGACGGCGCGGTGGGCAGCAGGGCGGGGCCGGGCATCAACGCCAGGATCGCCCCCATGAGCGATCGGACGCAGCGCCGCCTCCACGGCCAGGAGCACGCCTCCCGCCGCCACCGCCACAGGTCCCGGAGGTCGCGGCGCTCCCGCTCGGACAACGCCCTCCACCTGGCCTCGGACCGCTGCTGCCAGGCCAGGGACCGGCCCCAAGCGTTCCCGGGCGAAGACTACGGCCAGCTGGTGACGAGGCGGGGCGGGAGGGAGGCGTTCGGGAGCGGCCACTTGAGGGACCCCTGCGGCGGCCGCTATCCCCGGACGGCCTCGGACCTGACGCTGCAGAACCAGGCCGGCGACAAGCTGCTGAGGCCTTACTTCAACGACCACAGCGACTGGTGCTccacctgctcctcctcctccgaGTCGGAGGAAGACGGGTACTTCCTGGGCCAGCCCATCCCGCGCCCCGTCCAGCTCCGCCCCATCACCAGCGAGGAGTTGATGTATGGCTACAACTCCCCGCTCCCTCTGTCATCCTCGCTGGGCGGCAGGTACCAGTCACACTACAGAAAGAGGCAGAAAAGCAAGAACTGCGTGATCTCATAA
- the prickle2b gene encoding prickle-like protein 2b isoform X2 produces MPLEMEKTVNKLMYDFQRNSTSDDDSGCALEEYAWVPPGLKPDQVHQYYNCLPEDKIPYVNSPGEKYRIKQLLHQLPPHDNEVRYCNSLDEEEKKELRLFSSQRKRESLGRGTVRPFPITMTGAICEQCGGQISGGDIAVFASRAGHGICWHPRCFICSTCNELLVDLIYFYQNGKIYCGRHHAEHLKPRCAACDEIIFADECTEAESRHWHMKHFCCFECETALGGQRYIMKESRPYCCNCFESLYAEYCDTCGEHIGIDQGQMTYDGQHWHATELCFCCARCKKSLLGRPFLPKQGQIFCSRTCSIGDDPNGSDSSDSAFQSARSKESRRSARIGRNSGKAEDKGMRQTVSQPSMSRYSTDIDPLSQQMDMLSLSAGQAASLNKEALWKSRDGYQFEGKAAERAAFAERPSQSLGQYGARTEFNPPPCMAAQSDPWAKEFNAKRGPAAALKDRSDSFVPEKKDEYYPVAVRAQESFSSTSTHSIPESRSNPNVPGYADMERELISHQCRTRHPISALSFTDQLKLLERTPRESIESLEISKATGASTEGGARQQEHLSRFSMPDLSKDSGMNGSEKLSNMGTLNSSARFRSTESIRSLNSAQQYHDTQPPMDRLRHPLQYRQLSAQARLPPGFDCPDGAVGSRAGPGINARIAPMSDRTQRRLHGQEHASRRHRHRSRRSRRSRSDNALHLASDRCCQARDRPQAFPGEDYGQLVTRRGGREAFGSGHLRDPCGGRYPRTASDLTLQNQAGDKLLRPYFNDHSDWCSTCSSSSESEEDGYFLGQPIPRPVQLRPITSEELMYGYNSPLPLSSSLGGRYQSHYRKRQKSKNCVIS; encoded by the exons ATGCCGCTGGAAATGGAGAAGACCGTCAACAAACTCATGTACGATTTTCAGAGGAACTCCACGTCCGACGATGACTCTGGCTGCGCGCTGGAGGAATACGCCTGGGTTCCTCCTGGACTGAAGCCCGATCAG GTACACCAATACTACAACTGCCTCCCTGAAGATAAGATCCCGTACGTTAACAGCCCTGGCGAGAAGTATAGAATTAAACAGCTGTTACATCAACTTCCACCGCACGACAATGAG GTGCGGTACTGCAACTCACTTGATGAAGAAGAGAAGAAGGAATTGCGGCTTTTCAGTAGCCAAAGGAAAAGGGAAAGTTTGGGAAGGGGAACGGTGCGGCCTTTCCCCATAACGATGACCGGTGCAATCTGTGAACAG TGTGGAGGCCAGATCAGCGGAGGGGACATCGCGGTCTTTGCTTCACGGGCTGGCCATGGGATCTGCTGGCACCCGCGATGCTTCATCTGCTCCACGTGCAATGAACTGCTGGTGGACCTGATTTACTTCTATCAGAACGGGAAGATCTATTGCGGGCGGCACCACGCCGAGCATTTGAAACCGAGGTGTGCAGCGTGCGATGAG ATAATCTTTGCCGATGAGTGCACAGAGGCTGAGAGTAGACACTGGCACATGAAACACTTCTGCTGCTTCGAGTGTGAGACGGCCCTGGGGGGCCAAAGATACATCATGAAAGAAAGCCGCCCCTACTGTTGCAACTGCTTTGAGTCTCTGTATGCAGAGTACTGTGACACATGTGGTGAACATATAG GTATTGACCAGGGCCAGATGACGTATGACGGGCAGCACTGGCACgccaccgagctgtgcttctgctgtGCCCGCTGCAAGAAGTCTCTGCTCGGACGGCCCTTCCTGCCGAAGCAGGGGCAGATATTTTGCTCGAGGACCTGCAGCATCGGGGACGATCCCAATGGCTCGGACTCCTCGGACTCGGCCTTCCAGAGCGCCCGCTCCAAGGAGTCCCGGCGGAGCGCCCGGATCGGGAGGAACAGCGGCAAGGCGGAGGACAAGGGCATGAGGCAGACCGTCTCGCAGCCGTCCATGAGCAGGTACTCCACCGACATCGACCCCCTCTCCCAGCAGATGGACATGCTGAGCCTGTCCGCCGGCCAAGCCGCCAGCCTGAACAAGGAGGCCCTGTGGAAGAGCAGGGACGGCTACCAGTTCGAAGGCAAGGCGGCGGAGAGGGCCGCCTTCGCCGAGCGGCCTTCTCAGTCGCTCGGCCAGTACGGCGCGCGGACCGAGTTCAACCCGCCGCCCTGCATGGCCGCCCAGTCCGACCCGTGGGCCAAGGAGTTCAACGCAAAGAGAGGGCCGGCCGCCGCCTTGAAGGACCGCAGCGACAGCTTCGTGCCGGAGAAGAAGGACGAGTATTATCCCGTGGCCGTCAGAGCCCAGGAAAGTTTCAGCAGCACCTCGACCCACAGCATTCCCGAGTCCCGATCCAACCCCAACGTGCCGGGCTACGCGGACATGGAGAGGGAGCTGATTTCCCACCAGTGTCGAACCAGGCACCCGATCAGCGCGCTGAGCTTCACCGATCAGCTCAAACTTCTGGAGCGCACGCCGCGGGAATCGATCGAATCCCTCGAAATTTCAAAAGCCACAG GGGCTTCTACGGAAGGTGGTGCCAGGCAGCAAGAGCATTTGTCCAGGTTTTCAATGCCGGATTTGAGCAAGGACTCGGGAATGAATGGATCGGAGAAGCTGAGTAACATGGGCACCCTCAACTCGTCCGCCAGGTTCCGGAGCACAGAGTCCATTCGGAGCCTGAACTCTGCCCAGCAGTACCATGACACGCAGCCGCCCATGGACAGACTCCGACACCCACTGCAGTACCGCCAGCTGTCCGCGCAAGCACGGCTGCCGCCAGGGTTCGACTGCCCGGACGGCGCGGTGGGCAGCAGGGCGGGGCCGGGCATCAACGCCAGGATCGCCCCCATGAGCGATCGGACGCAGCGCCGCCTCCACGGCCAGGAGCACGCCTCCCGCCGCCACCGCCACAGGTCCCGGAGGTCGCGGCGCTCCCGCTCGGACAACGCCCTCCACCTGGCCTCGGACCGCTGCTGCCAGGCCAGGGACCGGCCCCAAGCGTTCCCGGGCGAAGACTACGGCCAGCTGGTGACGAGGCGGGGCGGGAGGGAGGCGTTCGGGAGCGGCCACTTGAGGGACCCCTGCGGCGGCCGCTATCCCCGGACGGCCTCGGACCTGACGCTGCAGAACCAGGCCGGCGACAAGCTGCTGAGGCCTTACTTCAACGACCACAGCGACTGGTGCTccacctgctcctcctcctccgaGTCGGAGGAAGACGGGTACTTCCTGGGCCAGCCCATCCCGCGCCCCGTCCAGCTCCGCCCCATCACCAGCGAGGAGTTGATGTATGGCTACAACTCCCCGCTCCCTCTGTCATCCTCGCTGGGCGGCAGGTACCAGTCACACTACAGAAAGAGGCAGAAAAGCAAGAACTGCGTGATCTCATAA